The segment CAGGTCCCTCCATCACCTGCTCACTGCAGCTCCCTCACCTGCTGCGAAGCCCCCCTGGCCCCCCGCGGCCGGCGCTGGTGGCTGCGCTGGCCCAGCTTCAGTCCAGCCCCGCTTCCCTTTCTTGATGTAAGACTTTAAGCATCTGCGCTGCCAGCGTGCTTTGTgctaaaacaacaacaacaaaacgAAGCAGTCAATTTTCCAGCAATTAGCTAGAGCGAGAACATTTCAAGTGCTAGAAAACCCCGCCCCGCAGGATTAATTAAATCTTCCAATTAATGTCTAATTTGAATCATGATGATGGCTGTTATCATTtcatattgatttttctttttggtgttaAAATAGAGCTGTTGTCCCTTCCACGCCGCCTTTTCCACACCCCAGGAGCTGTTTGTTCTCCCCGTTTGATTTGCCAACGTTAAACATGAGTCTGGAAAATCGAGTATTCCCGAGTATCGGCGGGCAGCATTCGCGGGTACCTGTGGCAGGGGGATCCAGCTGCCAGTTTGGAGATGTTTGTGCATAAATCCTGTGTCTGTAGCTTGAACTTTTTACGCAGCGGCTACACACTTGGCCGTGTGAGATTGGACTCCTGGCATATTACATTTTTACTGCTCTAAACCCAAACCCATTACTTTCCCCTTGGCTCAGGCAGCCATAAACCTTGCCGCTGCTTTGCTTCCAGAATAAGCCAGGCATTTATGTTTCCCGGGAGCTGGTTCATTGGTGTAATGGATGTGTAACCTCCTGTAATTGCTAAGGTTATTCCAGTGCTTGCGTGTGAGCCCTGGCTCTGTCACCAGCTAGCTAGTGCTGGTTTGATTTCCAGTAGGTTGCTGGTGGGGGGGATTCAAAGGTGCCTGGAACGATGCTGGGAGGCTTGGAAATGCAGCGTGCTGCCAGCCTGACGCGGAAAACGTGAGCGAGCAATTGCAGGAGGCAAGGGGACCGTACAGGATTGTACCTGCCTAGagcaggaggtggaggaagcctggagctggtgctgtATCCGGACCACAGTGTGCTGACTCAGCCGGGGATCCAGGACTGAGCATCCCTGGATGCGGCTCAGCCTCACCCGAGCCTCTCCATCCCGGCACTGGGCTCCGgaggaaaggcaggagcagcacacCGGGGCTGGGGTACCCAACGCCGCTCTCCCCTgacctctctcctctccccttccagACGAGGAGCTCCCGGCACTCCCAGGGCTCCCAGCCCGGCTTGGCCGATCAAGCCAAACTCTCCTTCGCCTCGGCCGAATCCCTGGAAACCATGTCGGAAGCGGAGCTGCCCCTGGGGTTCAACAGGATGAACCGATTCCGGCAGAGCTTGCCCTTGTCCCGCTCCACCAGCCAGACGAAGCTGCGGTCGCCAGGTACCCTCGGGACCCCATGCCCCCGGGACGGGCAGCACGAACGTGCCCGGCCACCACCAaacccctctgcctgctgctgcggGCAGGTGCTGGCATGTGCCGGCAGTGGGATCGGTTTGTATCTGCCCAAATAACCGACCCCAGGAGGAGTGGGGGGCACCACACGCCGTGAAGGATGGCTGAGGGGGATGAGCTGCCTTCGGCCTCACTGCTCCAGGGTGACCAGAGGTCCCCAAGCCCTTGGCTGGGTGCACATGGCAAGCATCACTGGTCTCGGCACGTCTTCGGCACTGCGTGGCGAAGGGATGCAGGCACACCTCACCGctctctgctccctctcctTCCAGGGGTCCTTTTCCTGCAGTTTGGGGATGAGACGAGGCGCGTCCACATCACCCACGAGATCAGCAGCATGGACACCCTGCACGCCCTCATTGTCCACATGTTCCCCCAGAAGCTCACCATGGGGATGCTGAAGTCCCCCAACACTGCCATCCTCATCAAGGACGAGTCGCGCAATGTCTTCTATGAGCTGGAGGATGTCCGGTGaggatgggggagggggggctcaGAAATCCACTGCAGGTTGATTGTCCTTTCTTGAAGGGCATCACAAATTAGTGGGATGAAAGCAGAAGGATGGGCACGGGTGCAGTCCGGTGGCTGGGACTTGCTGGGGGCTCGGCGGCTGCCTCTCCAGGGTGCTCACggctctgcctctccttgcAGTGACATCCAGGACAGAAGCATCATTAAAATCTACCGGAAAGAGCCGCTCTACGCCTCGTTCCCAGCCTCGCACATCACCAACGGGGACCTGAGGGTAAGGGGGAACAACGGGGTGTTGCGGGGAGAGCCCGCAGCGTGGGTGCACCCGGCGGGCTGGGACCAGTAAAGAGAGAAAGTGATGGAGACAGGGACTGGTAATTGCGTGTGTTTGTGGAAGGAGTAATGGCTGCGATTTGTCTTGCCAGGTTCCAGCGTTGTTAAGTGTTACTTTAAGAGAATGGATGTTTGAAGCCTGACAGCAGGGTAATAAACATGATAATTAGGGGATTCATCAGAATAAATCATCCCGCTCCTGGGTGGGAGTGAGGAAGCTGCTGTTTGCCAAGGCCAGGTGAaggtgcaggagctggagaTCCGGGTGGTCGGAGGGGTGCAGCGAGGCAGggtcccagcagggcagggcgaGGGCAGGGGGCCAGCCCGCAGGGACGTGGTGCTGACACCCCCTGCCCCTTTCCGCAGCGGGAGATGGTGTACACCTCCAGGGAGTCATCTCCCACCCGCCGGCTGAACAACATGTCCCCGGCTTCCCACCTCACCTCCGGCTCCCCTCCGCCGGTGCTCCAGTCCTCCTCCCCGTCCCGCTCCCGCATGTCCTACAGCGGGGGTCGCCCGCCCTCCTACGCCGGCAGCCCCGTCCACCACAGCGAGCGTCTCTCCAACCTGCCGCCCGCCCAGGGCGTCTCGCCCAGCCCCAGCGCCATCCTGGAGCGCCGGGATGTGAAGCCGGATGAGGACCTGGCTGGGAAGAACGTAGTGCTGGTGAAGAACGAGGGGCTGTACGCCGATCCCTACGGCATGGTGCACGAGGGGCGGCTCAGCATCACCTCCACCCAGTCCCTGGCTGGCATGGGAGACCCCTTCGGCTACTCGGGGGGGCTGTACAAGCGGGGCTCCGTTCGTTCCCTCAGCACCTACTCGGCGGCCGCCTTGCAGACGGAGCTGGAGGACAGCCTGTACAAGCCCAACGCGCCCATTTACAGCGAGACGTACGGACCTGGCCTGGGTTTCCGCatgcccccctcctccccccagaaGATGGCTGATGGCCGGCTCGTGGACGTGCAGCCGGGGCAGAGCCCGCACAGCCCCTACTCGGGaccccccagccgctcctcaccCGTCCGTCAGTCCTTCCGCAAGGACTCCTGCTCCTCCGTCTTCATGGACAGCCCCGTCAACAAGCCGCGCAACCCCAGCTCCTCCGGCCCACCGGAGCTCTTCCCCGGCCCCGGCGACCGCCCGCTCTCGGGGTTCGGCTCCCCTGGACCGGCCAAGGACACCGAAACGAGGTGAGATGGGGCACAGGGGAACCCCCCGCAGATATGAGCTTTGCTGCTCTGGTGGTCGCCCCTCGGTgcggctggggagggagaggaagagcagaggaaggcTTGGTCCCATCACCACCGCGGCAGCGGTGCTGGGATGGGCAGTGAAGCACCGAGCTGTGCTGAGGGGAGCGATGCGGCGGAGCCGGAGGCAAGGAGAGGGGATGAAGGAGGTGGATGTTGCTGGTGACAGCAGcgctgccacctccccagcGTCCCTCCGGGGACATGCAGGGACCCGGTGGGTGGGTGCAGGGCAGGATGACCCTGAGCGTGTTGGTGGTGCCGGAGCCACCTCCTGACCTGgcctctctcccttccccacgGCAGGGAGCGGATGGAGGCGATGGAGAAGCAGATCGCCAGCCTGACGGGGCTGGTGCAGAGCGCGCTGCTCCGTGGCTCCGAGGCTGAGACCCCCAGGTACGGAGCGGGACAGCAGGCGTGGGACCCCGGATCTGTTGCGGGGAGGGGGAtgcctccagctgggctgcttgctgtgaggctgggggctcctgctcccctcccagggGATGCCAGCCCCCCCcatgcccctgcagccccctgagcCGGTGAGGATGGAGGCGCCTGGTCCACCCTCGCTCCTCTCTTTCGTTGCAGCGAGAAGACAGAAGCCACCAACGGTGGGACCCCCCCATCAGCGTGTAAGTGACTGGAGAGCCAGCCcctcaccctgcagcaccccctccccctgccccgcagctgCTGGGAGTCCTAGGgtgggtgcaggagcaggggtcTGCAGTCAACAACCAGCGGGACCCCCCTGCCCCGTGATGCTAAGGGGCAGCTCTGGGGTGGCCTTTCTGTGGAGCCAGCGTGGGGGTGCTGTGGATGGGGTAGTTTTGGAGACCACCCCAGAACGGCTGGACTGAAGCAGGGGGTAGGGAAAGAGAGGTCTttcctgggaaaagcagaggagcGGAGCCTGCAGCCTCCCCCAGGGCGGGATACCTTCCCTCAGCAGCCTCTGCTTGCCCTCCCCGCAGCGACCAGCCGCAGTGGCATGGGGACACCAGTGCCTGCACCCCCACCGCCCTCCGCCACCAGCACGCCGGCGGGGCAGCCCACCGCCATCACCCGCTTGCACATGCAGCTGCACCTCCACGACCTGCAGCAGAACACCAGCGACCTCCGcaaccagctgcagcagctcaagAAGCTGCAGGTGGGTCCTGGGGGTGGCGGCAGGGGGGTCCCCAACCTGgcccagctcttcttggcaTGGACAAATCGCCCTTTCCTGGTGATTTTGCATGGGGTTGGTTATCCATCGGGGGGGGATCTTGCCCAGCTTGAATCCCCCCTCCtcatccctgcagctgcagaaccaGGAGATGGTGAAGACGATGCTGCGGCGGACAGAGACGGAGATCAGTGTGCGGGTGACGGACACCATGCGCAAGCACGAGGACCCGCTGCAGCGCCAGCGCAGCTTGGTGGAAGAGGAACGGCTCCGTTACCTCAACGAGGAGGAGCTGATCACCCAGCAGCTCAAGTGAGCCAGGGCTGGCGGCAGAGCTGGGCACGCaactggggaggggggtccTTGCCCACTGGCCTCAATGGGCCAGATCCTCCATGGGTGTaaatcagcagctctgcacGGTGCCAGGTCACATCCTTGACAGCGTGACTAGCATGAGGAGGGGTCCCCAGCCCAGCGgtcctctcccctctgctgcgTGAGGACCTGCAAAGCTGGCCACCCCTGGGGCTCCCCAGCATCCTGGAGCAGCGGTgacacccctgccctgcctctgtGCTCACAGTGACCTGGAGAAGTCGGTGGAGAAGATCCAGAAGGATTTGGCCCACAACCACCGGCTCATCCctgtgcaggagctggaggagaaggcGGTGGTGCTCAAGCAGCTGGGGGAGACACTGACAGACCTCAAGGGTGAGGATGTGGCTGGGGCCAGGGTGGGCAGCAAGCAGAGCTTTGTCTGCATCTCCTTGCTCCATCCTTACACGTAGGATGCTCCAGGTTGCCCGTTCCCTCTGGGTTTGTGTGTTTGCACCTACTGGTGTGTTTGCCTGCATCCTCAGGGCAGGTTCCCCCGGTTCTTGGTGGGGTGTGCGTCCTGCAGGctttgggctgctgcaggggtgaGGGCTGCACTCCGCACGCCTGTTGCCTGCCTGTTGCTCTGCTAGCTGTCCAATTCcgtcctgcagcccctgcctgagTCCCCCTGACATCTCACCATTGCTcggagctgctgcctgcctctgtcctgcaggaCCTTGTGCTTGCCCACCCCCATGCGTGCTGCCTGTGATTTtactgctcctgcagcctcccatccctgggctgcccctATCCTGCCTCCCACAGACGGCCAGCACCTCGATTCGAAGTGGCagagctcctgcctgccagaGCCAAGGCAGACAATAAACGGTGATGTGGCAGCAGTTGCTGAGGTGGCAAGAAGAGGGGCCatgggggggctgtggggagggccggggggcagaggcaggagcagctccaCTTTCCCACAGCATTTCCATAAAGTCAGGCTGATGCTGAGCAGCCGGGAGGGCGAGCAGAGTACCGGGCAGGGAGCCAGGAGCAACCTGCTCCACATCAGCCCCTGCCACCACGTCCCCGATGTCCTGGGTACCAAAGACCCAGCTCCACAGCAGTGTTTGGCACCCACAGATGTGGAGGGGACACCTGCAGGGGCGAAAATTGGTGCCTGCAGGTGGATGGAGAAGGGGTGATGGGTACGGGgagcagaggagatgctggcCCAGGCTCCCCAGGATTCATCCTGCTCCGTTTGGCAGGGCGCCCTTGCCATGGGTATGATGGCCAtgaagatggtcagagggctctcctgtgaggacaggctgagagagttggggttgttcaacctggagaaggctctggggacaccttagagcaccttccagtacctaagtgggcttgtaagaaagatggtGACAGACTTTTCAGTAGGGcttgtagtgacaggacaaggggtaatggttttaaactagaaaagggcagattagatattaggaagaaattcttcactgtgagggtggtgaggtgctggcacaggctgccccaataagctgtggatgccccatccctggaagtgtctAAGTCCAGGTTGGACAAGTCTTGGAGCACCCTGGTCGAGCagcaggtgtccctgcccatggccagatggtctttaaggtcccttccaacccaaaccattctatgactctgCGGTGGTTTTGGCGGGCGCGGGgtgccctggcactgccagcTGGGCACCGGGAGGGGCACCCTGGTGAcccccacctctcccaccccagcccagttccccagcctgcagagcaagATGCGGGTGGTGCTGCGGGTGGAGGTGGAAGCCGTCAAGTTCCTCAAGGAGGAGCCGAACCGCCTCGATGGCCTGCTCAAGCGCTGCAAGACGGTGACGGACACCCTCACCCAGATCCGCAGGTGAGCACCAAGCCCCCAGCCCAGTCCCCTGAGCACTTTGGAGGACACAGTTTGTCCCTTCAGTTGTCCCTGTGCCCCTGGCACGTGTGCCTTATGGATGCAAATCCCAAGGGCTGTTGAAAAACAGACTCATTTTTCTATTAAGGCATTAAAAAATGCCCTCGGTCCTTCGCAGTGTGTGCGTGGGAACCCCTTTCCAAACTGACTTTTCCCTTATCACCTTGGAAGAAAGGTCTTTGTATATCCAGATAGAAAGGAGAGCTTGATCAGAAATCTCTTTCCTGAGGAGTGGAAAAACATTCAGCTGGAGAAATATCATCTTCCGTGTGTAACGATGGTGGCAGGCTGGGCCGTGCCCCCCGGCTGAGCCCACCTGCCTCTTCCTATTAGGAGACCTTTGGGGACGGCTTACGGCTCGGCCACGCTGCAGGGGGAGCGCCCGGCCGGGCTTGCCTCGGGCTCCTTGTAGCCTGGTTTTCTACGGGAAATGAGCTTGTATGATCACGCGGTGTCTGAATCTGCCTACCTGTCATTTCCCAGCCCTAATAACTCCTGAATCCAAAGGGCAATGCCAGGCAGACCCGACGGAGGGGCAGGATTCGGAGGGATCCGATTTCCTATAAGCTTCATGAAAGCGGACAGCCAGGTAGAGGAGCTCATTCGTGTGCTCCCCCAAGACAGGCTGTAGCATCAACTCCAACCCCTTCCTAGACATCAGAGAATCTAAACGTTCAGCCGTATAACGCGGTGTTGCGGGAGAATAAGCTTTTTGTGACGGGGCTTGGAGAGGGTGCCGTAACCCCCCGATACCGTGCAGCCACCCAGCACCTTTGCTCTGTCCCCGGCAGGCAAGTGGACGAGGGCATGTGGACCTCCCCCAGCAACCTCAGCCAGTCCCCCAAGAAGGTGGCCCCCGAGACAGACTTCAGCAAAGGGCTGGATTTGGAGAtgcccaccagccccccagTGAGCCTCCACCACCTGACGGCTGCCACCGAGACCCTGGGCATGCCCAGCTTtgggcacagccccccccagACCCAGACCCACCCCTCCAAGAGCAATAACCCTTCCCGAGCTCCGGAGATGGTACCCGCCAAGACCCAGACGGGGCCGGAGACCCCCAGCAAGAAGAGTGCGGATAAAGCTGTATCCGTGGAGGTGAGAGCCTGGAATGGGGAGGGCTTTTCTAGGGGGTCTGCCCCTATGtctcccagctgaaactggGAACAGGAGCTGGGTCCATCCTGCTCCTCTTTGCTGCGTTTGCAGCCGGTGGGTTGTctggagggggcgggggggggtgttgCCAGGTGATGCAGCCTTGGGAGCACCCCCAATTGCacgctgccgggggggggggggcggcttGGGGATGGGGGCAGCACTggcctccctgctcctccccgggggaggctgggggggggggcagcagggctgtgggtcACATCCTGCCTGCAAGGGCAGGAGAAGCTGCGTGCGGCTGGGGGTGCAGCGGGCGCTGCCTGCCATCCGCAGGCTGCCGAGCGGGACTGGGAGGAGAAGCGGGCAGCGCTGACCCAGTACAGTGCCAAGGACATCAACCGCCTCCTGGAGGAGACGCAAGCCGAGCTGATGAAGGCCATCCCCGACCTGGAGTTCGCTGCCAAGCACAAGCAAACCACGGGCAGCGGCAGCACCGCCTCCACGCCTGAGCACAAACCCTCCAAGCCGCAGCATGCACCGAAGTCGGGGGGCAAAGGGGACCCCAATGGCCGCAGGGGCTCAGGTACGgcgtggggagggcaggggtcCACCTCTGGatcccagggctgggggtgccctgGCCGTGCCATCGCTGGTGGGTCTCCCTGGGCTGAGCCGTGCCGCCGCAAGGGGAGGTTTACAGCTGGGGAGGCGGTGGGAGAACCTCGGGTGTTGTATTAGAGGGGCAGGGAAAGGTCTCGTGCCCTCACAGCATCGTTTGTGCCCAGACGAACTGACGGTGCCGCGGTACCGGACCGAGAAACCCTCCAAATCACCACCGCCTCCCCCTCCGCGCCGCAGCTTCCCCTCGTCCCACGGGCTGACCACAACCCGCAGCGGCGAAGTCATCGTCACCAGCAAGAAGGAGCCCGGTTTTATGAAGGTAGGGAGCGGGGCCACAGGatggctgcggggctgggccgAGGGGGTCACCGTCAGCAGGACCAGCCCTGGCCCCCAgcgccccccacccctcaccaccctgctcccccctgGCAGAAGGCCGAGTCGGAGGAGCTGGAAACCCAGAAGCCCCAGGTGAAGCTGAGAAGGACAGTGTCGGAGGTGGTCAGGCCAGCGTCCACCCCCCCCATCATCGCCTCTGCCATCAAAGACGACGACGACGAGGACCGCATCATTGCGGAGCTGGAGGTGAGCGCGGGAGGGGCTGCGGGATGCCCCAGCTTATCCGCATTGCAGGCGAtgcccaccctgccctgtccgctcaccctgcctgtgcccagctccGGGCAGCTGTGGGGAACACCTTGGGATTGGGTCTGGGGAGTGACATCCCACACGTCGGCACAGCAGTGGGCTTCCCCCTCCTCACCTGTCTCCCAGCAGGAGCGCGGTGCCGTGGGACGGGCAGGATGGAGCGGTTGCACCCTGCCGGACCCCTCGCTGGGTCCAGGTGCCATGCCTGGTTCACCACCTCTCTTCAGCGCTTCTACCCCGTCTTGAGCTTTAAGCCAAACTCATTTGGTTTTTAATGCGACGCAGCTTCAGCTGGAGGTTCGTTGGGGTTTGTGCACAGGGCGCTCTGCAGAGATCCCACCCGAGACGCCGTCCCCAGGCTCTGAGCTCCCCCAGGCTGGCAGTGCCCCACGTCCTTGCCCCGTTTGCCATGGTCGAGGTGCCCAAGTGGGTAACAGATGGCTTTTCCTTGACTGGTTTCCCCAGGAGGCAGGGCACCGGCGacgctgctggcagcagaggacGGGGCTGCCCCTGGCTGATGAGAACAGCCCATGTCTCACTCGCTGCTGAGCCCCGGTGCTGGCGTGACCATAGCAGGCATCCTTGCAGGCATGGGCTGCATCGTTGTTCCCCACAAGCCTCCCTCCTCCAACCCGCCCGTGTTTGACTCCCCAGGTGTTTCAGAGAAGCTCTGcctcccctttccttcccaagcTCCGTTACGATCCGCTCACGGCTGCCGTCTCCCCTGGGCACGTAGACTCGTGGCCCAACGGAGCCTCCGTTGCAGCCGAAGGATGGAAGGTAACAGCTCGCTCTGAGCACCGATCCTGCCGACGGGCTGCACTTTAACCAcctcctctcctgcttctttttaactcacttctgcttcttttttctaaCTGATTTAACAAACTAATGGCTTCTCTCCACTCCCTCGCTCACCGCCACTGCGCGTGCGGCACTGACATGGCACAGGACTGAGCACTAACCCGTGCAAcagctgcatggggctgctgcagttccatcagggccagatcctgcaccCACATggatgggaggaaggaaggggccaccccagcactgcaccGGGCAGGGCACGGAGGGGCCTCGCCACTCTCATAATGCACTGGGTGCCTGAGGGGGGGTGTCACTGGAAGGGGCAGTGGGGGGTGATGCATGTCGTGCCCTGTGCAGGGACACCTCGTTCCCCGTGCATGATATGGGTGGATGGTAAAGGACTGGACCAGAAGCTTGTGGCTGCTGGGACTTGCTTTGGGCTTGGCCCCATCACCcctcctgggtgctggggtgctgggcgggcacagcccagctccctcccagccgTCCTGCCCTCCATCCTGCCCTGGGCTCTGGGAGTggagagagcaggagggaaggaaggtgcCTGAAGAGTGGATGGGATGGAGCAGGGGATGCCAGGGGAACAAGGGGGCAAAGAGCAGGATGGAGGGTGCTGCTGAGCCCCTCACCAGGGAGCATCTAGTGAGGGGAGCTCTGCCACATCCAGGGCGGCTCAGCTGCTGGTGAGGGTCTGGGTACATTGCAGGGGTCCCGCTGGGACCCTCCCTTCTCCTGAAGACCCAGCACCGTGGCTGCCCCAGAGCAGCATCTCTTGTCCCTGCAGGGAAGGACCCCTGTCCCCAGAGGTCGGATGGGTCCAGCTCCAGACCCAGAGCTCTGTAGTCATCCCAGCACTTGtgtctccttccctctctgctgtggGTGCTACTCAgacccccagggctggggcacgaGTGAGACACACCGAGCCAGGGCACATGTCCCTGCTGCCCATCCTGTGCCAGCTGGCAGTGTGGCATAACCGCCATGCCACCCTGCTCTGCCGTGAGGGCAGGGGGCCAGGGACGGCTGCACGTGAAGCCCCTGCAGAGGTGGCAGCCCCCTTGGCCAGCACAGGGCTCGGGTGCCAGCAGCGTCcccatggctgcagctgcaggggggcAAATTTTCTGCCAGAGCATCTCTCCAGCtcaccttccctcccctccgTGGAGGGCATGGCCAGCTCTGGTTCCCTGGGCATTGCACAGCTCGTTGCGCTTCCCCTGGGACAGGAACAGAGAGGTGGGGGATGAAGGACATATTTTCTAGGTGTCTTCTCGCTACTCAGGGCTTTTAAGGTCTGGTGCCCCTTGGCAGCTTGTTTGTGATGCCTCGTCCCCTGCCTTCAGCTCCGCTGGGAGCTGTGGTGTCCTGCGGGGCTGAgcaggctctgctcctgcaccaGTGCCATGCCAGTTTGCACCAGCATGGGAGAAATCCAAGGCGGATGGTGGCAGTCAGGTTTCCAAAGGTGTTTGGGAGGTGCAGCAACACCAAATCATTTTTGCTAATAAGTCCAGGCAAGTTATTTCCAAAGTCTCCTAGACCCAGGTTGCCTTCAGCGCAGTAGAAAACTGGTCCCTGTCCGTGCTGCGGGTACCGATGGGACAtcagggctgggcaggagggagctgagcATCCCCCTTCCTGGCTGAGCACCTCCCTGCAGCGCTACGATGCCCAGAGGCACCAGCAATGGGGGACCCCAGTAGTGTGTGCAGGCACATAGTGCCCCCCggcagctcctgctctccccTGGCTCTTAATCTGTCTGAATTCTCTACCTAGGAGCcgccagccctggcagccccgggGAGCAGGGCTTTCTCCCTCCCGCAGATTGTGCTCACCGAGTGGGTGTCTGAACCGCCATCCCCCGAAGCTGAACCGGAGGTGTGGGTGGCAACTGGCTGCTCGGAGCACGGGGACCCCCAGAGCGGTGGAGCGGGAGGGGAGCATGTACCCGAGGTGGGAAGGAAATGCCCTGTGTCTCCTGGCATCTCCGAAAAGTCCCCTTCCGCAGCGGGGtaccctccagccccagccccacaccccctGAGCAGCCCATCTCAGGGCCATGCCCATGCAGCAGGAGAGACTCGGAGGTTCCCTCTAGTAGCCAG is part of the Falco naumanni isolate bFalNau1 chromosome 18, bFalNau1.pat, whole genome shotgun sequence genome and harbors:
- the SRCIN1 gene encoding SRC kinase signaling inhibitor 1 isoform X2; its protein translation is MLPRWAKHPFAASPRAVPRLPEQQRPAEPGDYRLSPLLMDPERTSTHMISADDAEYPREYRTLGNGTRRFSNVGLVHTSERRHTVIAAQSLEALTGLQKSEMERKRDAFMDHLKNKYPQHALALRGQQERMRDQTRSSRHSQGSQPGLADQAKLSFASAESLETMSEAELPLGFNRMNRFRQSLPLSRSTSQTKLRSPGVLFLQFGDETRRVHITHEISSMDTLHALIVHMFPQKLTMGMLKSPNTAILIKDESRNVFYELEDVRDIQDRSIIKIYRKEPLYASFPASHITNGDLRREMVYTSRESSPTRRLNNMSPASHLTSGSPPPVLQSSSPSRSRMSYSGGRPPSYAGSPVHHSERLSNLPPAQGVSPSPSAILERRDVKPDEDLAGKNVVLVKNEGLYADPYGMVHEGRLSITSTQSLAGMGDPFGYSGGLYKRGSVRSLSTYSAAALQTELEDSLYKPNAPIYSETYGPGLGFRMPPSSPQKMADGRLVDVQPGQSPHSPYSGPPSRSSPVRQSFRKDSCSSVFMDSPVNKPRNPSSSGPPELFPGPGDRPLSGFGSPGPAKDTETRERMEAMEKQIASLTGLVQSALLRGSEAETPSEKTEATNGGTPPSASTSRSGMGTPVPAPPPPSATSTPAGQPTAITRLHMQLHLHDLQQNTSDLRNQLQQLKKLQLQNQEMVKTMLRRTETEISVRVTDTMRKHEDPLQRQRSLVEEERLRYLNEEELITQQLNDLEKSVEKIQKDLAHNHRLIPVQELEEKAVVLKQLGETLTDLKAQFPSLQSKMRVVLRVEVEAVKFLKEEPNRLDGLLKRCKTVTDTLTQIRRQVDEGMWTSPSNLSQSPKKVAPETDFSKGLDLEMPTSPPVSLHHLTAATETLGMPSFGHSPPQTQTHPSKSNNPSRAPEMVPAKTQTGPETPSKKSADKAVSVEAAERDWEEKRAALTQYSAKDINRLLEETQAELMKAIPDLEFAAKHKQTTGSGSTASTPEHKPSKPQHAPKSGGKGDPNGRRGSDELTVPRYRTEKPSKSPPPPPPRRSFPSSHGLTTTRSGEVIVTSKKEPGFMKKAESEELETQKPQVKLRRTVSEVVRPASTPPIIASAIKDDDDEDRIIAELEEPPALAAPGSRAFSLPQIVLTEWVSEPPSPEAEPEVWVATGCSEHGDPQSGGAGGEHVPEVGRKCPVSPGISEKSPSAAGYPPAPAPHPLSSPSQGHAHAAGETRRFPLVASKVPPISGHKPSQPVAGGGGDTAPNAASRREGGSKTSHRGPLAAQPPRPRGEARGPGSGEAALPSTGGRTPSAVPQLPNDGDPQGGTRRSTQEASLPPGHSAGACRQAWREDSSPVPNPRAFPGRDPAPQGSGQSWAEHPQEQVAAFWRPNHCAAPAAGGGGGTEDAGVGGKAAEGLCKGQVSPRRSMAPCSKEIYEGTYQRLDSLEETIRELEITISEISSHPLVEFVFPKDLLGQVGSKDAGKETKEGLRDLRHSCCDDGTALDLSQAKDDARESPSPSKTKPPLLPKPQLSLDTPQSGGVSIPAMKVVNPASRLKQSQQQGSPDKSKHIKQRMEYMRIQGQQQSSQSFTPPVSPASSKEDTGQCRTPLPAPAAPLPPQKGGKQRLLKMPPTPPDPTARPPLSVPAATTPTRPEERMLSAPARSWRWVLGGTAAGLRPSLAEGSVPCQGGVPPAPSPSCPRGWGAIRRLAGGGPETGATGCPGVPEGLKAEGVKWGGGRDGLSWAARRPGVGT
- the SRCIN1 gene encoding SRC kinase signaling inhibitor 1 isoform X10, with translation MLPRWAKHPFAASPRAVPRLPEQQRPAEPGDYRLSPLLMDPERTSTHMISADDAEYPREYRTLGNGTRRFSNVGLVHTSERRHTVIAAQSLEALTGLQKSEMERKRDAFMDHLKNKYPQHALALRGQQERMRDQQPNYWSFKTRSSRHSQGSQPGLADQAKLSFASAESLETMSEAELPLGFNRMNRFRQSLPLSRSTSQTKLRSPGVLFLQFGDETRRVHITHEISSMDTLHALIVHMFPQKLTMGMLKSPNTAILIKDESRNVFYELEDVRDIQDRSIIKIYRKEPLYASFPASHITNGDLRREMVYTSRESSPTRRLNNMSPASHLTSGSPPPVLQSSSPSRSRMSYSGGRPPSYAGSPVHHSERLSNLPPAQGVSPSPSAILERRDVKPDEDLAGKNVVLVKNEGLYADPYGMVHEGRLSITSTQSLAGMGDPFGYSGGLYKRGSVRSLSTYSAAALQTELEDSLYKPNAPIYSETYGPGLGFRMPPSSPQKMADGRLVDVQPGQSPHSPYSGPPSRSSPVRQSFRKDSCSSVFMDSPVNKPRNPSSSGPPELFPGPGDRPLSGFGSPGPAKDTETRERMEAMEKQIASLTGLVQSALLRGSEAETPSEKTEATNGGTPPSASTSRSGMGTPVPAPPPPSATSTPAGQPTAITRLHMQLHLHDLQQNTSDLRNQLQQLKKLQLQNQEMVKTMLRRTETEISVRVTDTMRKHEDPLQRQRSLVEEERLRYLNEEELITQQLNDLEKSVEKIQKDLAHNHRLIPVQELEEKAVVLKQLGETLTDLKAQFPSLQSKMRVVLRVEVEAVKFLKEEPNRLDGLLKRCKTVTDTLTQIRRQVDEGMWTSPSNLSQSPKKVAPETDFSKGLDLEMPTSPPVSLHHLTAATETLGMPSFGHSPPQTQTHPSKSNNPSRAPEMVPAKTQTGPETPSKKSADKAVSVEAAERDWEEKRAALTQYSAKDINRLLEETQAELMKAIPDLEFAAKHKQTTGSGSTASTPEHKPSKPQHAPKSGGKGDPNGRRGSDELTVPRYRTEKPSKSPPPPPPRRSFPSSHGLTTTRSGEVIVTSKKEPGFMKKAESEELETQKPQVKLRRTVSEVVRPASTPPIIASAIKDDDDEDRIIAELEVFQRSSASPFLPKLRYDPLTAAVSPGHVDSWPNGASVAAEGWKVTARSEHRSCRRAAL